The Hypanus sabinus isolate sHypSab1 unplaced genomic scaffold, sHypSab1.hap1 scaffold_643, whole genome shotgun sequence sequence ctgtacgacaagatcatccaccttatgccttatgctgtgtgtatttaagtataacaccttaagtccagtatttggtaatttttgctttgattgcactgcaactcatcccagtggctgcaaatttgccccatcacctgcctgtccttcctgacatctttactgctcactatcttagatttatagattccctctcctccactctatcattccggtttaccacccccctgccaaattagtttaaaccctccctaacagctctattaaacattcctgcgatgatattgatccccttcgggttcaggtgtaacccgtcctttttgaataAGTagtacttcccccagaagagatcccaatgagatgactaccctggaggtcctgcttctcagcctcATTCCTAATtcccggaaatctctcttcaggaccttttcctctctatgtcattggtaccaacatgtaccaagacagctggctgctcgccctctcccttcaggatattctgtaccctggcacctgggaggcagcccaccatgcgggtatctctatcaggcgcACAGaatcccctgactatggaatcccctatatgactaccgcattcctcttctccctccttccctcctgcacaacagcgccaggctcagtgccagagacccggtcaccatggccgtcccctgtcaggtcatccccctcaacagcatccgaaacgatatacttgttgctgagggggacagccacaggggtgctctccactatctgggcatttcccttccctctcctgacagtcactcagttttctgacccctgtagcctagggatgactacctccctgtagctcctgtctatcacctcttcattttctataataagcagtaggtcatcaagctgcagctccagatccctaacacggtctccgaggagctgaatctctgtgtacctggtgcagatgtgtctatcagggaggctggaggtctcccaggattcccacatctgacaccctgaacaaagcactaaccctgcagacatgctacctaattctacaggaatgaaacaaagaaagataggtctactcacccacttacttCGCTAAGCAGATGAACTTTTTAAACGGTTAGCTAATGTGCCCTGCTGTTCCCCCGTCCGTCCGGGCTGATTtgccaaggggagaaaaagagtcgGTGCCTCGCTCTCGCCtcttcccgttaccgcctaagcccgttgagccaaagccctacactctgctgccacccactccgctgcccgctgtatagggtggccatctttttaaactctccgcgctgtcctgcgcagtctcgccgttcttgtatgcaaagttttttttttacactgtcttccttcagaatttagctcccacgccgcccttcttgtcccaatctaaaaaacaccttcagtcctgtattcatcagcctattccacactgtccacatgaaattcagcaaggcctttgatgtcgatgatagaccacacttggagcattgtctgcatttccggttcccgaatatggggaggatgtcattacactggacaggaggcttcaggaggatgttaccaggactgggggcTTGGGTTAAAAGCAGAGAGTGAGTAAGCTTGGGCTATTCAGCTGTAGTGTAGGatgttcaggtatgaccccttatCAAGGTAAATAATTCTAAGGAGCTTAAATAACGTTTCCATTTCCAAGAAATaggagtacagaaccagaggccTCGGATTGAAAGTGAGACGGGAAATTTTTCTGAGTGGTCTATCGGGTAACATTCTCACAGAGAGGGAGGTCGGTAAACGGAATTTGCCCTCCAACGctgtagaaacaggtaaaaataaaaatattttaaaataaatttgggcaggtacacagatgggaaatggttAGAGGGATTAGAGGGATGGGAGggggcaaacacacacaaatgggcCATGCTCAAGAAGACATCTTAGTCTTGCAGATTGATGAATTGGGCCGTGGGTTCAacatccatcaaaccctcccagatcatcctcctgaggaatctcaccccggagtctgtctgtgaagtgttgatgtgacgtcacgtcagagggcagctcagtgccacagaacagacagactgggtaaggacggcaggtttcaatcctaaatgggaatttgtgcctatttctgtggccgtgtgtcacactctgatagtatatgtgtgtgtgtgtgtgtgtgttgattgtggtaaatatccgtgtggtgtgtatacacattgaaggagagtgtgcacattgaagaatttgtatgtttcagtgtgtcatcacatgtctggtgtgtgttgacaatgtgtcacacgtgattgagttgcttaaatgaataaatgactgtctctgaagagattggtttccaggttactgagggaaataacaacgtacattgctgaggctctgactacaatctgccagtccttcctgtgtatgtgtgtgagggagctttgccaggccggttatgctgtgtgtgcttctcccgagatgaaatcttgacccatgtcaatgcttgttggtgtgtccgagctcattctcacaatgcttcaatgtagtggtctgatcaccataagacataggagcagaattaggccatttgcccatcgagtctgctccgccattcaatcatggctgatccttttttccctcctcagccccactacctgaccttctccccgtaacctttgatactgtgtccaatctagaacctatcatgCTCTGCCTTAATACACACaaaacaagttccacaaattcaccagctgctggcacaaatttctccacatgttttaaatagacacccctctgtgccctcttgtcctaaactccaccaccatgggaaacatcctttccacatctactctgtctaggactttcaacattcgaaaggtttcaatgagatcccccttcatctttctaaattccagcgagtacagacacagagctatcaaactttcctcgtatgataaccctttcattcctggagtcatccttatgaaatgaaccttctgcaatgccagcacatcttttcttagatgaggagcccaaaactgttcacaatactcaaggtgaggcctcaccagtgccttataaagcctcagcatcacatccctgctcatgAATTGAATGCTATCTAAACCCCTTggactgaatgctaacattggatttgccttcctcaccactgactctacctgcaagttaacatttagggagtTCTGCAGAATGACTGCTAAGTCCAATTTCGtctcagattttttgattttttgaaaacaatctgcacattatttctacgaccaaagtgcaggaccatgtattttccaacattgtatatcatttgccacattctttcccattctcctcatccaagaccttgtccagcctaactgtttcctcaacactccgccaatcttcgtatcatctgcaaaacctgGAAACAAAGCCATGTATTCTAATACAAGAGGGTATGAATTcatgattgaaggacgtccttttagaactgaaatgcggagaaattactttagtcagtgtgtggaaaatctgtggaatttgttgcgacatgcggctatggaggccaaggcatatttaaggcagagatatatCGGTTCTCATTTAGCCAGGGCTATGTACCTTATGTACCTttcatggggtgaaagcaggggagtgtggATGTCTGGAGGAATTGGGTCTGCCCATGactgaatgttggagcagactcaatgggccgaatggcctatttctgctcctacatcttattgtCTACTCTATCGGCTAaatcttgatatacagcataaaataaaggtgtcctaacactgacccctgtggaacacgactcactggcagccaaccagaaaaggatccctttactcTCATTCGctgtttcctaccaatcagccaatgttctaaccatgcctgtaacttttctgtaataccatggcctcttaacctggttaccaccttcatgtgtggcactttgtcaaaggccttccaagattccaaatatacaacatccactgcatcccctttatctatcctgcttgtaatctcctcaaagaatcccaacgggtttgtcaggcaggatattcccttaacgaagccatgctgacttgtcctatcttgtccagtgtcaccaagtattccatagcctcacatttaacaattgactccaatttcttcccaaccagaggtgaggcaaactggtcaataatttcctttctgctgccttcctccttacttaaagagtcaagtgacatttgccattttccagtcctctggcaccatgccagggtccaatgattttgaaagattatttGGAATGCCTCCATGAgttctactgctacctctttcagaacactagggtgcagttcatctggtctgggtgacttatgtatctttaggtctttcagctttttgagcagcttctcccttgtaacagtaactgcactcacttctcttccctcgcactcttcaacaccgggcacagtgctggtgtcttccacggtgaatactggtgcaaaatatttggtttatctgccatctctttatcctctgttattatatatccggcctcattttctagcggtcatatatccactcttatctctgttttatttttttataatacttgaaaaacaatttgatattgtttgctaacttgTTTTACAAAGAcatgtgtgtaaaaagggcctgaaggatgaTTGGAgatcattgcacatttagatggagaaataacgtaaagatttttaatcctcatgtatatgaaggatgtaagtaataaagtcaattcaattcaaatcaatttcttctttattttttcccacccaatcatccttttagttcctctctgtagatatttaaaagcttcccaatcctctctctgcctactaatttttgtttagttgtatgccctctctaatgcctttacattaacttgtcagccatggttgtactattttgcattttgagtatttatttatttttggaatacatctatcctcattttcccagaaactgacaccatttctgctctgctctcatccctgccagcatctccttccaatttgctttggccaactcctctctcaaaccactgtaatttctttcacttctctgaaatactacaatgtcagactttactgtctccttatcagatttcaagttgaactcggtCATGTTGTGAGCTCTGCCTCCTGAGGTTTCTTTTCACTActcacctctggttcaatacataacacccaatccagtagagctgttccccgagtaggctcaacgacaaactgctccagaaagccatcacattgcattcaacaaactcactctcttgagatcctttaccaacctgatttcccaattgacctgcatgttgaaatctcccatgattctcataacattgtccttttcatcagccttttctatttccagttgtaatctgtgggcctcaacccactgactgttgggaggcctgtatatgactggtgtcagtgtcatttttacttttgTCGTTCCTTACCTCGACCCACAAGATTCAACATctcccaatcctatgtcacatctcgctgctgatttaccagcagagccacaccaccccatcagccttccttccttcctccgaTACATTGTGTAatcttgaacattcagctcccaactacaaccatccttcagccacgattccgtgatggccacaacatcatacctgtcaatctgaaatagtgcaacaagatcatccaccttatttctcatacttcaaacattgagatataacactttgtgtacggtatctgctaccctttttaattctgcatcACTGATACACTGATACTCGCCCTACTGGCTGCAATTTTTTCCTCTCATCTGTCcgccctgacagtctgactgcgtgCTATCTTTGCATTTTTACCATCAGTCCTATCTCTTCACTCCAGTTCTAAaccccaccaaattagtttaaaccctccccaacagctctatgaAACCTCTCTCACCGAGAATATTGTTCTCCCTCGGATCCAGGTGCGACCCATCCCTTTTGAGCAGGTCATTCctccaccagaacagatcccgatgatgcaagaacctgaagccctgtccccagcaccatcttctcagccatgtttatctgtcaaattatcctgtttctactcccaccagcacgtggcacaggcagcaatccagaaattacagcCCTGGAGGTACTGCTTCTGAGTTTTCTACCAAGCTAGCCAGATTCTTTTCAGGACCCTTTTGTTTTTACTTCCTATGTAATTGGTCCCAAAATGCAACAAGATAGCTGACTcttcaccctccctctccaaaatcctGCAGACACGATCggagacatccctgaccttggcacctAGGGGGCAAGATACCAATCGGGGGCCCCATACAGATTCATAGATACTCCTGTCTGTCTCCTGACGATtgagtcccctgtcactactgctcCCCTATTCTCTCCCTTAACAACAGTGAGAGTTGTGGATCCAGCAGTGTGAAGACCTGTGTCAGTCAGAGTCTGCACTCACTGTGCACGAAGGACTTGCGTATTTTCCTGACAATCCCAGTAACCACACTGATACCCGCTTTTATTCCCTACAATATCATCAAGTCAGTATTAAATTCCCAGCTCCTGTGGTCAGATTCAAATTCATGTCTTGGTGTGTTAGTTCAGTGTGTCTGGGATCAGGACACAATGGTTCATCTGCCAGTCCCGTGTACTGGTTGTATTGTGACCCTGCGCTGGTGtgtccaggggtctgacatctccagctcaccatgtgacagtgatgcctcccagtcagtggggttgatgtggaataaacttcagttccccttCAGCCCATTATTACAGACAATCTTTGCTTCAGCTTATAAATTAATTGTGTTTCATGAACAAGGAAAAatgaatctttgtaagttttacctcgGTTAATGGCATCAAGTGTTTcactcagcactgtgttcaacaaatagaagcgatcgaatttttcaaccggtagggcctcatctgtcactgacaattcctggacATTGTCACTGATTCTGTAAATATTAAAATGCTGGTGATAAAGTGGGATTTTGAACTATTTTACAAATCCATTCAGGGTTTCAGTACAGAGCCTGTCCTACCTCCTGTTCCGATGTGCTTCCTTCTGAAATAGATAaaaacacaaatctgattagacttggacttactgtccacatcctgaatttcatccaaatcattacaaggtGTTGAAAATTCCCACTCCCACAGTCACAAATACACACCAGCAATACAGAACCACGGGGAAAATTACAGGGAAAGTTGCTGAAAATTAGACCATTACTGAGAGGATGAAACTTACAGGAaagacaggacaggctgtgcattACCATCTGGATAAGACGTCAGAATGATAAAATGGAACAATTTAAGATTAGTGATGGATTTGATTGTGTGCAGTTGGTAAAAAGTATCTCAttcatggctaacaagagaggaCAGTTTTAAAATGCTTGCAAGTAGTACAgacgagatgtcaggggtaagttttttggaATGGGCGGAATGAGCGGAGAATGGGACACAATCCGATGTAAAACCAATCCGAAAAAGTAGAGCAGTAAAAGTTTAACTAATCTGATGGAAACCGGATATGGAGGATAAGTCTGATGTGTGGGTCATATTCTTTGTTCtctgattgacagagagaccctcacacccacCGCACCAGGCATAGTcacagcctgtgactggaacTGGGTGTTAATGGGAGTTTTGGAGGATATTTAATGCGGTAATTAAGGACACTatcagcagctctgtgttatgaTCAGAGTAAATCATTTCAGCAAAGATTGCATTCTGTCCTGGGATGTACAGAAGTTCTGGAAGGCCAGTTTTGGCCAACAGCAACCCTGAATAGTTGCACCAATtgtctggtgagaaacagtttactgccatttgtaaatgctgtgtgcaggagcaacacgtctgttttctgtctgcattgtattctgtgttatgTGTTTATTACGATAACCAGTCACGTGAGTGGGGAcgtggtaaaagtgaagggaataagttacgtatTCGAACTTTGTTCTGGGCTGTTTTGATCCTGGGACTGGCAGATGCCATATCTTTTGTTGACCAATTAATTGCAGTTTAATTTACAATTtaattatgttgaaattatgctgAAATTAATTATGCTTAATATTGtatattgctaataaaggatcgaataTCAATCTCCGATATTTAGAATGTCATTAGCGGACTGACTGGAGGTTCCTCATGAAAGGAGAACACTCTGTGTAAGGTCACCCGCAGTGGCAATTGATTTGGTAGAATTGGCCGctgtgctgtgtttatttcaaatgTACCACTGTTCATTTAGTTCAATTTGACAGAATTAAATTGAAATATCATCCCTCACCTTgagaaacatcacactgtctttttgatccatctgttcctttaacttagtgatttcctcctgaataatccttatattctcttgaagagccagaagatttttctccattggtttgagaatcctcttctcttcttccctgagatccctgagtaagctctgctctttctcagtgataatctgtcgcagttcagcaaactgggatgtgatgtgggtctgattgcTGTGTGACTGTTTCTGTCGAATGAAAGGCGAAGATTAGTTTACTACATTGCTGTGTTGTATTTCCTTATGACATAAAATTGACCATTCGGTCCATTGGGGTCCATACTACTTCTGAGACATTCCCGTCAAATCCTTTCCCTGACATTTTCCTGAAATTATTCTCCCTCAGTGACCCATTAACTCCCAGCAGATTCACatacaccctccccaccttcacaGGGTTAATTGTAATTAACCATTCATCCAGCATGTCCTTGGAATGTGTCTGAAACGGTCATGGTTACAgggggagcatgcaaactccacacagacagcagcagaggtcaggatcgaacccaggtcactggacctGCGATACCCGGCTATTCTGCATTAAATGGAGCAAAACTCGACAGTAAtatcagaaattccgctcaggaagcctcacccgaactccggaaatcttctctttctgttgctgctccttttcctggaagtctgatttcttttttgtgagagagtctaaggaagattttagctgatcctggaagtcagagtgtgaaggaaatagaaacaaagatgcatcaaaagaaacaggtgatcaaacccgattatcgcacaaaatgccggaggaactcagtgagtcatgcagcatctattcaggggaaataaacagtcggtgtttcgggatgagaaccttcattaggactgggaaggaatgggacagaagccagaatgaaaagaTTGGGGACgagaaccagctgacaggtgacgggtgagacaacgtgagggggaacgtgggggagggtgatgaagtgagaagctgggaggggacaggtggaagaggtaaaggactggagaagaaggaatctaatccgagaggacaatcgaccatggaagaaacgggaggaactgggctgtttgcggccctgaatggtgacgagggaggaggttaggagtcgggtgtagcacttgtcccgcttgcaggtgtcggtgccaggagggagatcagtggggaggagcgAGTGGATCAGGGCGATACAGTACGGGGAGCGATCCGTATAAAGAGCGGAGAGTTGCGGGGTGCGGAGTTGGGCTGTGGGACGGAGAGATGCTagaatcccgttggagatggcggaagttgcagagaatgatgttctGGTTATGGAGCATCGTGTGATGGTATGTAGGAGAAAGGAAATATGTTAAGTATTAAACTGACGTTAGTTTCTACCTTGtagattttaacagcttctttaatcggcTTGAAGCGGTGCTCTCGGTGTTCCTGCGCGTCTCTACAGATCagacagatcagtgtcttgtccgtttcgcaaaacagcttcagttcttcctcatgttcctcgcagtgacgttcactttccttccctttccgattcaggtttagatttcgagctttttcagccagatttgctaaggcccgattcaccctgagggtacggtcagcaaacacctctctacattccgggcaggagtttctctgctccctttcccaataccgtgtgatacaagagcgacagaagttgtgtccacactccagtataaccggatcggtgaagaaatccaggcagatgggacaaatCGCCTCCTCTGTTAAACTCTCGACCggtcctttcgaagccatgttaactcccagcacttcctgattcagaatacTTTCACTTCCGGGAGCTGCAGATCCCCTGCAGTACCgcgattgtccactacgcgcgctgTAGACCCGGGGAATGACCCCTGCAGTACCGGgattgtccactacgcgcgctgcaGTCTCAGGGAATGAACATTCTGCTGCTGTATATGTTCATGGCTATTTGAATGTTAGTGTGGgatcaaaaataaattaaacagaGAAAAGGTAAGGAAACGCCTAATGGACTGTCTAAGCCCGGCGACAAGCGTAGGTGAGTTGGCCATATGCCCAGCAACCCCATCTCGTAAACACGTAGAGCAACAAAAAACGTTAGCTTACTGTCCAAAGGCCCCATCGCTCCGATCGGAAGGACCTTTCCGGatcgagatccttcatctgaactgtctcaacccgaaatgtcgattgtccatttccctccacagatgctgtccgacccgctgagctcctccagcagctcGTTTTTTTGTATCTTTCTCCAGGTctaagagagtcagagtggagtgtAAAACGGTGGATAAGTAAACAGTGAAAACATGCCATTAAACTGgggatgtg is a genomic window containing:
- the LOC132389731 gene encoding nuclear factor 7, brain-like isoform X1, with protein sequence MASKGPVESLTEEAICPICLDFFTDPVILECGHNFCRSCITRYWEREQRNSCPECREVFADRTLRVNRALANLAEKARNLNLNRKGKESERHCEEHEEELKLFCETDKTLICLICRDAQEHREHRFKPIKEAVKIYKDQLKSSLDSLTKKKSDFQEKEQQQKEKISGVRKQSHSNQTHITSQFAELRQIITEKEQSLLRDLREEEKRILKPMEKNLLALQENIRIIQEEITKLKEQMDQKDSVMFLKKEAHRNRRISDNVQELSVTDEALPVEKFDRFYLLNTVLSETLDAINRGKTYKDSFFLVHETQLIYKLKQRLSVIMG
- the LOC132389731 gene encoding nuclear factor 7, brain-like isoform X2, producing MASKGPVESLTEEAICPICLDFFTDPVILECGHNFCRSCITRYWEREQRNSCPECREVFADRTLRVNRALANLAEKARNLNLNRKGKESERHCEEHEEELKLFCETDKTLICLICRDAQEHREHRFKPIKEAVKIYKDQLKSSLDSLTKKKSDFQEKEQQQKEKISGVRKQSHSNQTHITSQFAELRQIITEKEQSLLRDLREEEKRILKPMEKNLLALQENIRIIQEEITKLKEQMDQKDSVMFLKKEAHRNRRISDNVQELSVTDEALPVEKFDRFYLLNTVLSETLDAINRD